From one Cyanobacteriota bacterium genomic stretch:
- a CDS encoding DUF3685 domain-containing protein, with protein EAATVQTFILDKVPFVHELVAHLLFATPLTIDQMSYRAGSPEAMYRAELLLDNLVIMVANAVMQPLLNRFAGVDVIKRDFYDRRLVSTRELARFRNDLSWKYRLNQYVSEPSDIFQSQFSILVFGDRGIKKTTIYANRDQELAVLQGIPALVTLGLELRDAVAPRIKAAIAFLGSGLVYVLTDILGRGIGLIGRGIIKGIGNAVQDLRQRERPSSHE; from the coding sequence TGAGGCAGCAACCGTCCAGACATTTATCTTAGATAAAGTCCCGTTTGTGCACGAGTTAGTTGCCCACCTCTTGTTTGCAACTCCGTTAACAATCGACCAAATGAGCTACCGGGCTGGGTCACCTGAAGCCATGTACAGGGCTGAACTATTGCTAGATAATTTGGTGATTATGGTGGCTAATGCAGTCATGCAGCCCCTGTTAAACCGGTTTGCTGGTGTGGATGTGATCAAGCGAGATTTTTATGATCGTCGCCTCGTTTCAACCCGTGAGCTGGCTAGGTTTAGAAATGATTTGTCTTGGAAGTATCGCCTTAATCAGTACGTCAGTGAACCCAGCGATATTTTTCAGAGCCAGTTTTCAATCTTAGTCTTTGGCGATCGCGGTATCAAGAAAACCACTATCTATGCTAACCGTGATCAAGAATTGGCCGTGTTGCAGGGTATCCCGGCGCTAGTTACCCTTGGTCTGGAATTGCGTGATGCTGTAGCACCTCGAATTAAAGCGGCAATTGCTTTTCTGGGCAGTGGCCTAGTCTATGTGCTCACAGATATTCTGGGACGAGGAATTGGATTAATTGGCCGAGGAATTATTAAAGGAATTGGTAATGCTGTGCAAGATCTCAGGCAACGTGAAAGGCCATCCTCCCATGAGTAA
- a CDS encoding rhodanese-like domain-containing protein: MFRRGLRSLSSPLQQKSRVYDLKARLDWGEPALTIIDVRSREQFNARHIPGAVLMPMAELVKRAKVSLEFERDIYVYSDTDEETAEAAAALRSAGYYNVSELRGGVAAWKAVGFPIESSCAVGSC, encoded by the coding sequence ATGTTTAGGCGTGGTCTTCGTTCACTATCATCACCGTTACAGCAGAAATCGAGAGTATACGACCTTAAGGCTCGCTTAGATTGGGGGGAGCCTGCACTGACTATTATTGACGTGCGATCGCGAGAGCAATTTAATGCCCGGCATATTCCAGGTGCTGTGCTGATGCCTATGGCTGAGTTAGTGAAACGGGCAAAAGTCAGCCTCGAGTTTGAACGCGATATTTACGTCTACAGTGATACGGACGAAGAAACGGCAGAGGCTGCTGCTGCTCTGCGATCTGCTGGATATTACAATGTCTCGGAACTACGTGGTGGTGTTGCAGCCTGGAAAGCTGTCGGATTTCCGATCGAGTCGTCCTGTGCTGTAGGTAGTTGCTAG